The DNA sequence CCCGGACCACGCGCTCCACCCCGTACGCGGTGTTGACGCTGACCTCGGTGGCGACCTCGGCCGGGGTACCGGTGCGCAGCGAGCCGCCGTTGCCGGTGTACGGGCCCTCGGTGCCCTCGCGGACGACGACGAAGTCGATGTCCGGGCGGCCGGCGAGCGGGCCGGTGGTGCCGGGGTAGAGCCGGGAGGGGCGCAGGTTCACATGGTGGTCGAAGGCGAAGCGCAGCTTGAGCAGCAGGCCGCGCTCCAGCACGCCGGACGGTACGGAGGGGTCGCCCACCGCGCCGAGCAGGATCGCGTCGTGCTCCTTGAGGGACTCCAGTTCGGCGTCGGGGAGGGTCTCCCCGGTGGCGTGCCAGCGCCGGGCGCCGAGGTCGTACTCCCGGGTCTCCAGCTTCACGTCGGAGGGGAGGACGGCGGTGAGGACGCGGAGTCCCTGGGCCACCACTTCGGGGCCGATGCCGTCACCGGGGATCACTGCGAGGCGAATGCTGCGAGACATGACGGGACCGTACTGCCTCGTCCCACTGAATGACACTCGCCGTCCACCATATGGACGCGGCGGTGCGAGGGCCGGGGCCGGTTCGGCGGAATTCGGCGGAAGTGGGTGACGGGACGGGCCTTTGCTGGCACGTTCCCGGCATGGACACTCCACGCGTAGGCATTCCCGGCCCGCTCGCCGAGCGCATGACCATGCCGGAGCAGCACGAGTACCTGCGGAGCAGGCTCACCCGGCGCGGTCTGCTGCGCGCGGGCGCGGTGACGGCCGGGGCGGTCGCCGGGACGGGCCTGCTGGGGGCGCCACCCACCGCCCTGGCCACGCCCACCCTGGTGACGGCGAGAGCCACCGCCCGCGTCGACGGCTCCCTGGTCGCCCCCTTCGGCCGGCACCTCGCCTTCGGCGCCGACCCGAAGACCCAGATGCGCGTCTCGTGGCAGGTGCCCTTCGCGGTCCGCAAGCCGTTCCTGCGGATCGGGCTGAAGCCGTGGGACCTCGGCCGCCGCGTCGAGGCGGAGGTGCGGCACCTGCACACCCCGCCGCTGGTGAAGAAGCTGCCCGCCGTCGACCAGTACTACCTGCACGTCGCGCTGGACGGGCTGCGGCCCGGCACCACGTACTACTACGGCGTCGGACACACCGGTTTCGACCCGGCGGACGCCCGGCACCTGGGCACGGTCGCGTCCTTCCGCACCGCGCCCGCGCGCCCGGAGCGGTTCGTGTTCACGGCCTTCGGCGACCAGGGCGTCGGCTACCACGCCCTCGGCAACGACCAGGTGCTGCTCGGCCAGGACCCGGCGTTCCACCTGCACGCGGGCGACATCTGCTACGCCGACAGCAGCGGCTCCGGCCGGCCCGGCGACGTCTACGACGCCCGGGTGTGGGACCAGTTCCTCGCCCAGACCGAGTCGGTGGCGCGCGGCGTGCCGTGGATGGTGACCACCGGCAACCACGACATGGAGGCCTGGTACTCCCCCAACGGCTACGG is a window from the Streptomyces mobaraensis genome containing:
- a CDS encoding purple acid phosphatase family protein gives rise to the protein MDTPRVGIPGPLAERMTMPEQHEYLRSRLTRRGLLRAGAVTAGAVAGTGLLGAPPTALATPTLVTARATARVDGSLVAPFGRHLAFGADPKTQMRVSWQVPFAVRKPFLRIGLKPWDLGRRVEAEVRHLHTPPLVKKLPAVDQYYLHVALDGLRPGTTYYYGVGHTGFDPADARHLGTVASFRTAPARPERFVFTAFGDQGVGYHALGNDQVLLGQDPAFHLHAGDICYADSSGSGRPGDVYDARVWDQFLAQTESVARGVPWMVTTGNHDMEAWYSPNGYGGQSARWALPANGFDPGRSPGAYSFVHGNVAVVALDANDVSYEIAANTGYSGGRQTAWLDRRLRELRAHRDVDFVVVFFHHCAFSTTKAHASDGGVRDAWLPLFDKHRVDLVVNGHNHIYERTDALRAGRLRRRVPIGATVDPSRDGIVYVTAGGAGADLYDFPVPDSYEGHVHDLESVASYHWKKGRVKSPERVEWSRVRYTGHSFLAVECEPGSRPRLRVTALAENGRRIDHFDVVRQGR